The following are encoded together in the Lactuca sativa cultivar Salinas chromosome 1, Lsat_Salinas_v11, whole genome shotgun sequence genome:
- the LOC111887848 gene encoding G-type lectin S-receptor-like serine/threonine-protein kinase LECRK3, with product MAVILLRLLFITICLPFIAAQQSNDSVPVGASLTATPNIRPWLSSSGEFAFGFQQVQGNDNFLLSIWYDKIPEKTIIWYPEEGRMVPRGSKVELLRESGLVLTDPQGTQVWRSGSISGVASGFMNDTGNFMIFGSNSSKIWSSFDYPADTLLPTQVILRGGMIISKRSKTNFSGGRFLFQLLEDGNLVLNTRDIPTGNVYDAYYSSDTFDSSNSTNRGEQVIFDTTGYMYLLRRNGQTFTLTPRGLLPSGDYYYRATLDSDGVFRQYYYPKNPTGNSSWEVIWFKPDNICFSMSGVRDSGACGFNSVCSFDGNWPSCECPQGFSLLDPNDPNGDCKPDFTPTCDEVDSNNAGDMFDFIELNGINWPQSDYVHMKPTNEESCKSSCSKDCFCAVAIYANAQCWKKRFPLSNGRKETSPPAKAFVKFQKGDPRPGTPSQLPAKNKDQKSLILVVSTLFGTSAFVNIILIGVICVGFFVIYKKKARNIYPISKSNIETNLAHFTYQDLVEATDGFKDELGKGAFGVVYKGVIGKQIVAVKKLNGLVQDGEKEFKTEVDVIARTHHKNLVQLLGYCDEGEQRLLIYEYMSNGTLAMFLFGETRPTWKHRSYIALGVAKGLAYLHEECSIQIIHCDIKPQNILLDEYHNAKISDFGLAKLLMMDQSHTNTGIRGTKGYVAPEWFRNMPVTVKVDVYSFGVLLLEIISCRKSLVFERDNEGVAVLTDLAWDYYQGGRLDAFVENDSEALDDYKRLTWFVMVGLWCIQENSTLRPTMRKVVQMLEGGIEVAEPPCPCPFSITTCKL from the coding sequence ATGGCTGTAATCCTACTGCGTTTACTATTTATAACTATTTGCCTACCTTTTATAGCAGCACAACAGTCTAATGATTCTGTACCGGTTGGTGCATCACTCACTGCCACACCCAACATCAGACCATGGCTTTCATCTTCGGGTGAATTTGCATTTGGGTTCCAACAAGTTCAAGGGAACGATAATTTCTTGTTATCCATATGGTATGACAAGATACCTGAGAAGACGATCATCTGGTATCCAGAAGAAGGTCGGATGGTGCCTAGAGGATCCAAAGTTGAGCTACTTCGTGAAAGTGGACTCGTACTCACTGATCCTCAGGGCACACAGGTATGGAGATCTGGATCCATTTCGGGCGTTGCATCAGGTTTTATGAATGATACAGGTAACTTCATGATTTTTGGTAGCAATTCAAGCAAGATATGGAGTAGTTTTGATTATCCAGCAGACACACTGTTGCCGACTCAGGTTATATTGAGAGGTGGAATGATCATTTCAAAAAGGAGCAAAACAAACTTTTCTGGCGGACGATTCTTGTTTCAACTTCTTGAAGATGGGAATCTTGTTCTTAATACTCGAGATATACCCACAGGTAATGTTTATGATGCTTATTATAGCAGCGACACTTTTGATTCCTCCAATTCAACAAATCGTGGTGAACAAGTGATATTTGATACAACGGGATACATGTATTTATTGAGAAGAAATGGACAGACATTTACTCTTACTCCAAGAGGCTTACTTCCTTCCGGAGATTATTATTACAGAGCTACTCTAGATTCTGATGGGGTCTTTAGACAATATTACTACCCCAAGAATCCCACTGGCAATTCAAGCTGGGAGGTAATATGGTTTAAGCCAGATAACATATGTTTTAGTATGAGCGGGGTTCGAGATAGTGGAGCTTGTGGGTTTAACAGTGTTTGCAGCTTTGATGGTAACTGGCCAAGCTGTGAATGCCCACAGGGTTTCTCATTGCTCGATCCAAATGATCCAAATGGTGATTGCAAGCCTGATTTCACTCCAACCTGTGATGAAGTTGATTCAAATAATGCCGGAGACATGTTTGATTTCATCGAGCTCAATGGTATTAATTGGCCCCAGTCTGATTATGTGCACATGAAACCAACTAATGAAGAGAGCTGCAAAAGTTCCTGTTCTAAAGATTGTTTCTGTGCTGTTGCAATTTATGCAAATGCCCAATGTTGGAAGAAGAGGTTTCCACTCTCTAACGGGAGGAAGGAAACGTCACCTCCTGCAAAGGCGTTTGTTAAATTCCAGAAAGGTGATCCTCGTCCTGGAACCCCTTCTCAGCTTCCAGCAAAAAATAAGGATCAGAAAAGTCTGATACTTGTGGTATCGACCCTCTTTGGTACATCGGCGTTTGTGAACATTATATTGATTGGTGTGATTTGTGTGGGTTTCTTTGTAATCTACAAGAAGAAGGCTAGAAATATATATCCAATTAGTAAATCTAATATTGAAACGAATCTGGCTCATTTTACATATCAAGATCTAGTCGAAGCTACAGATGGATTTAAGGATGAATTGGGAAAAGGAGCTTTTGGGGTAGTCTATAAAGGTGTCATAGGGAAACAGATAGTGGCTGTGAAGAAGTTAAATGGGTTGGTTCAAGATGGTGAAAAGGAATTTAAAACGGAGGTCGATGTTATTGCAAGGACTCATCATAAAAATTTGGTGCAGCTTCTTGGCTATTGTGATGAGGGTGAGCAGCGGCTATTGATTTATGAGTACATGAGCAATGGTACTTTGGCAATGTTTCTTTTTGGAGAAACAAGACCTACATGGAAACATAGGAGTTATATTGCTCTAGGGGTTGCAAAAGGACTCGCTTACCTCCATGAAGAGTGTAGCATCCAAATCATTCACTGTGACATAAAGCCTCAGAATATACTTCTTGATGAGTATCATAATGCTAAGATTTCTGACTTTGGATTGGCAAAGCTTTTGATGATGGATCAAAGTCATACAAACACTGGAATAAGAGGAACAAAAGGATATGTTGCTCCTGAATGGTTTAGGAACATGCCTGTCACAGTAAAGGTTGATGTCTATAGCTTTGGAGTGTTGCTACTAGAGATCATTTCATGCCGAAAGAGCCTGGTTTTTGAGCGTGATAATGAAGGGGTGGCAGTTTTAACTGATTTGGCATGGGATTACTATCAAGGAGGTAGACTGGATGCATTTGTTGAGAACGATTCGGAGGCCTTAGATGACTACAAGAGATTGACATGGTTTGTGATGGTTGGTCTTTGGTGTATACAAGAAAACTCCACACTCAGGCCAACCATGAGGAAGGTCGTCCAGATGCTTGAAGGAGGAATTGAAGTGGCAGAACCTCCATGTCCGTGCCCTTTCTCTATTACGACTTGCAAATTGTAA